One part of the Arthrobacter tumbae genome encodes these proteins:
- a CDS encoding FAD-dependent oxidoreductase codes for MSQPATFSSGVSRPLRVAVIGSGPAGVYAADILTKSAPVASGELTVSIDLYDRYPAPYGLIRYGVAPDHPRIKGIVNALHKVLDRGDIRFFGNVEYGTDLTLEDLRTHYDAVIFATGAIKDADLNIPGIELEGSFGGADFVSWYDGHPDVPREWPLEATEIAVLGNGNVALDVARVLSKHAEDLLVTEIPDNVYAGLKNSPVTDVHVFGRRGPAQVKFTPLELRELSHSRDVDIVLYPEDFEFDAESDRQIQTNNQIKTMVGTLTNWIAEQPDDPAGFTASRRLHLHFLHNPVEILGEDGSVTGIKFERTALDGTGNAVGTGEFIDYPVQAVYRAVGYFGSALPEVEFDHRRGVIPNDGGRVLDASGAHVPGVYATGWIKRGPVGLIGHTKGDALETVTYLLEDLESLPAAAAPADDAVVELLNGRGVQFTTWEGWLALDAHERALGDAATEIDGVVRERIKVVPREDMVSVSRGVLVDAEADA; via the coding sequence GTGTCGCAACCTGCAACCTTCTCCTCCGGTGTCTCCCGTCCGCTCCGCGTCGCCGTCATCGGATCCGGTCCGGCCGGCGTCTATGCTGCCGATATCCTCACGAAGTCAGCGCCGGTCGCTTCAGGCGAGCTGACGGTCAGCATCGACCTCTACGACCGCTACCCGGCGCCGTACGGCCTGATCCGCTACGGGGTTGCGCCCGACCACCCGCGCATCAAGGGCATCGTCAATGCCCTGCACAAGGTCCTGGACCGCGGTGACATCCGCTTCTTCGGGAACGTCGAGTACGGCACGGACCTCACGCTGGAGGACCTGCGCACCCATTACGACGCCGTCATCTTCGCCACCGGCGCGATCAAGGACGCGGATCTCAACATTCCCGGCATCGAGCTCGAGGGCTCCTTCGGCGGAGCGGACTTCGTCTCCTGGTACGACGGCCACCCGGACGTTCCCCGCGAGTGGCCGCTCGAAGCCACCGAGATCGCAGTCCTCGGCAACGGGAACGTGGCGCTCGACGTGGCGCGCGTACTCTCCAAGCACGCCGAGGACCTTCTGGTCACCGAGATCCCGGACAATGTCTACGCGGGTCTGAAGAACTCTCCCGTGACGGACGTCCACGTGTTCGGCCGCCGCGGCCCGGCGCAGGTGAAGTTCACCCCGCTGGAGCTTCGGGAACTCTCGCACTCCCGCGATGTGGACATCGTGCTCTATCCCGAGGACTTCGAGTTCGATGCCGAGTCCGACCGCCAGATCCAGACCAACAACCAGATCAAGACCATGGTCGGCACGCTGACCAACTGGATCGCCGAACAGCCCGACGATCCGGCCGGCTTCACTGCCTCACGGCGCCTCCACCTGCACTTCCTCCACAACCCCGTGGAGATCCTGGGTGAGGACGGCTCGGTCACCGGCATCAAGTTCGAACGCACCGCACTCGACGGAACCGGCAACGCCGTGGGCACCGGAGAATTTATCGACTACCCGGTCCAGGCCGTCTACCGCGCTGTGGGCTACTTCGGCTCAGCGCTGCCGGAGGTGGAATTCGATCACCGCCGCGGTGTCATCCCGAACGACGGCGGCCGCGTGCTGGATGCTTCAGGCGCCCATGTGCCGGGCGTGTACGCGACCGGTTGGATCAAGCGCGGGCCGGTCGGCCTCATCGGACACACCAAGGGTGATGCCCTCGAGACCGTCACCTACCTGCTGGAGGACCTTGAGAGCCTTCCGGCGGCCGCAGCTCCGGCGGATGACGCCGTCGTCGAGCTTCTGAACGGGCGCGGCGTGCAGTTCACCACCTGGGAGGGCTGGCTGGCCCTGGATGCGCACGAACGTGCTCTCGGCGACGCCGCAACCGAGATCGACGGCGTGGTCCGTGAGCGCATCAAGGTCGTGCCCCGCGAAGACATGGTGTCGGTTTCCCGCGGTGTGCTTGTTGATGCGGAGGCCGACGCGTAG
- a CDS encoding ABC transporter ATP-binding protein: MNGVPTVEIANLTKNFGSTPVFEGLNLSISQGEFVCLVGGSGSGKSTLLNIVAGLDSADGGTVLAPPAAVMFQESALLPWLSASGNISLALKFAGVPRQDRQQRTQELLTIVRLPDAGKRLVHQLSGGMQQRVALARALAQNRSLLLMDEPFSALDSITRDFLHDELEDIWRATGRTIVLVTHNVREAIRLGQRVILLASDQGSIAGEWQVSDTQRHDAVAGAALAETIRTVLHREVHGLAAVS; this comes from the coding sequence CGACTGTGGAGATCGCCAACCTGACCAAGAATTTCGGGAGCACCCCGGTTTTCGAAGGGCTTAACCTGTCGATTTCCCAGGGCGAGTTCGTGTGCCTGGTCGGCGGATCAGGTTCGGGCAAGTCGACTCTGCTGAACATCGTCGCCGGGCTCGACTCTGCCGACGGCGGTACCGTCCTGGCGCCGCCCGCGGCAGTCATGTTCCAGGAGTCCGCGCTGCTGCCGTGGCTCAGCGCGTCCGGCAATATCTCGCTCGCACTGAAGTTCGCGGGTGTGCCGCGGCAGGATCGTCAGCAGCGGACGCAGGAGCTCCTGACCATCGTCCGGCTACCCGATGCCGGCAAAAGGTTGGTGCACCAGCTCTCGGGCGGAATGCAGCAGCGGGTTGCGCTGGCGCGCGCCCTCGCCCAGAACCGCAGTCTCCTCCTCATGGACGAGCCGTTCAGCGCGCTTGACTCCATCACGCGGGATTTCCTTCACGACGAGTTGGAGGACATCTGGCGTGCCACCGGACGGACCATCGTCCTGGTGACCCACAACGTGCGCGAAGCCATCAGGCTGGGCCAGCGCGTCATTCTTCTGGCCTCGGACCAAGGCTCCATCGCCGGGGAATGGCAGGTCTCGGACACTCAGCGCCATGACGCCGTCGCCGGAGCGGCGCTGGCGGAGACGATCAGGACTGTCCTCCACCGGGAGGTGCACGGTCTTGCCGCAGTTAGCTGA
- the cobA gene encoding uroporphyrinogen-III C-methyltransferase, whose protein sequence is MTYPLGLQLRGRRVLVVGGGPVAARRLQALLDDGARVTVVAPFACEDITDAAAAGRVDWQQREYRTADLDGAWLVLAHSGSAEAQDRIAAEADALRIWCVKGGDSAASAAWVPAVARIDDVTVAVNTDGDPKRAAALRDGVAAALESGELPLRRYRRASENAMGSVALVGGGPADAGLITTRGRRLLAQADVVVADRLGPRSLLTGLSADVQVIEVGKLPGHHPVPQDEINRILVEQALLGNRVVRLKGGDPYVLGRGGEEEAYCRDHGVPVEVVPGVTSAISVPAAAGIPVTHRGVAKGFSVITGHEDIRQQTGLIPLGSDHTLILLMGVSLLRSSASSLITGGRAASTPVAIIESGWMESQRVTTGTLETIADLAEARGVESPAVIVVGNVVALSPHWQPT, encoded by the coding sequence ATGACCTATCCCCTCGGACTGCAATTGCGCGGCCGCCGCGTGCTCGTGGTGGGCGGCGGCCCTGTGGCTGCCCGCCGCCTGCAGGCACTGCTCGACGACGGCGCACGGGTCACGGTCGTTGCCCCCTTCGCCTGTGAAGACATCACCGACGCGGCTGCCGCCGGTCGGGTGGACTGGCAGCAGCGCGAATACCGCACCGCCGACCTCGACGGCGCGTGGCTGGTCCTCGCCCACTCCGGTTCCGCCGAGGCGCAGGACCGGATTGCCGCCGAGGCCGACGCGCTGCGCATCTGGTGCGTCAAGGGCGGCGACTCCGCGGCTTCCGCAGCGTGGGTTCCCGCCGTCGCACGCATCGATGACGTAACCGTGGCCGTCAATACCGACGGCGACCCCAAGCGCGCGGCGGCCCTGCGCGACGGCGTTGCTGCCGCCCTCGAATCCGGTGAGCTGCCGCTGCGGCGATACCGCCGGGCTTCGGAAAACGCGATGGGTTCGGTGGCGCTGGTGGGAGGCGGACCGGCCGATGCCGGCCTCATCACCACCCGCGGCAGGCGCCTCCTGGCGCAGGCCGACGTCGTTGTGGCCGACCGGCTTGGACCGCGCTCGCTGCTGACCGGACTTTCTGCGGACGTCCAGGTGATCGAGGTGGGCAAGCTTCCCGGCCATCACCCCGTGCCGCAGGATGAAATCAACCGGATCCTCGTGGAGCAGGCGCTGCTGGGCAACCGCGTTGTGCGGCTGAAGGGCGGCGACCCGTATGTCCTGGGACGCGGTGGGGAAGAGGAAGCTTACTGCCGCGATCACGGCGTGCCCGTCGAGGTGGTTCCAGGTGTCACGTCCGCCATCTCGGTGCCCGCCGCCGCCGGCATTCCCGTCACGCATCGGGGAGTGGCGAAGGGGTTCAGCGTCATCACAGGCCATGAGGACATCCGGCAGCAGACGGGCCTCATCCCGCTGGGAAGCGACCACACGCTGATCCTCCTGATGGGAGTCTCGCTGCTGCGGTCCTCCGCCTCATCGCTCATCACCGGCGGCCGGGCGGCGTCCACGCCCGTCGCGATCATCGAGAGCGGGTGGATGGAGTCGCAGCGCGTGACCACCGGCACCCTCGAGACCATCGCAGACCTCGCTGAAGCGCGTGGCGTGGAGTCTCCCGCCGTGATTGTGGTGGGGAACGTCGTCGCGCTTTCACCTCATTGGCAGCCCACCTAG
- a CDS encoding sensor histidine kinase has protein sequence MDNVLSYLTFNTRQFHEMSMRSRVLLSQAPLSITTALLAAGSIFFHPIVWTSAAFQWGMVLSGVILVLCAVLPWDRLPYGLFLLIPVLDFVPIALMRFGSGTEVLGIGLMAVFPVLWLSASGLYPRLCLALSLIGPFAMIWAPLFATDAGVSVSDLTQSALTPTIIFGIAVTIRVMTASMMDQQKAMEEKDHALQQLLQRSAQRERLLNATVNTVDVGLLAIDADGHDILFNRRQREVHRIGLPEGIDDAPERDLLLFRPDGVTPIPAEERPAHRAVAGETFSDYLIRIGKGEDQRVLSASARVMLDEGGNREGAVVAFNDVTELVNALNAKEEFVAMVSHELRTPLTVIVGYLEMMLDDEPPKEIVTGLNVIGRNVTRLRRLVDDLLTAASGPPEVSPVSADLADIARESVDAITARGKEAGVDIVDEVPAGTIARCDPARIGQVLDNLLSNAVKYSPAGGTVTVRAQKMPGSVVCEVEDQGMGMSPEDSGEVFSKFFRTSTVRQAAIPGVGLGLAIVRSIVEEHGGRIHCRSELGSGTTFTFELPDNPHTTESDARVSASEVHP, from the coding sequence ATGGACAACGTTCTGTCCTATCTGACGTTCAATACCCGGCAGTTCCACGAGATGTCGATGCGCTCGCGGGTGCTCCTCAGTCAGGCACCGCTCTCCATTACGACGGCGCTGCTGGCCGCCGGCAGCATCTTCTTTCACCCGATCGTGTGGACGAGCGCCGCGTTCCAGTGGGGGATGGTCCTCAGCGGCGTCATCCTCGTGCTGTGTGCGGTCCTTCCCTGGGACCGGCTGCCTTACGGACTGTTCCTCCTCATCCCCGTTCTCGATTTTGTTCCGATCGCACTCATGCGCTTCGGCTCAGGCACGGAGGTTCTCGGGATCGGGCTGATGGCGGTGTTCCCGGTCCTGTGGCTGTCGGCCTCGGGCCTGTACCCGCGGCTGTGCCTTGCCCTGAGCCTCATCGGCCCGTTTGCGATGATCTGGGCTCCACTTTTCGCCACGGATGCCGGCGTCAGCGTATCCGACCTCACCCAGTCGGCCCTGACACCGACCATCATCTTCGGAATCGCCGTAACGATCCGGGTCATGACGGCCAGCATGATGGACCAGCAAAAAGCCATGGAGGAAAAGGATCACGCACTGCAGCAACTCCTCCAGCGGAGCGCCCAACGGGAGCGGCTGCTCAATGCCACGGTGAACACTGTCGACGTCGGCCTGCTCGCCATCGATGCGGACGGACACGACATCCTGTTCAACCGACGCCAGCGCGAGGTGCACCGGATCGGGCTGCCCGAAGGCATCGATGACGCACCCGAGAGGGACCTCCTGCTGTTCCGGCCCGACGGCGTCACGCCCATCCCGGCGGAGGAGCGTCCCGCCCACCGGGCGGTTGCGGGGGAGACCTTCTCCGATTACCTCATCCGAATCGGCAAGGGCGAGGACCAGCGCGTCCTGTCTGCCTCTGCCCGCGTGATGCTGGACGAGGGCGGGAACCGTGAGGGCGCCGTCGTCGCCTTCAACGATGTCACCGAGCTCGTCAATGCGCTGAACGCAAAGGAGGAGTTCGTGGCGATGGTCTCCCACGAACTGCGCACTCCGCTGACGGTGATCGTCGGTTATCTGGAGATGATGCTCGACGACGAACCACCGAAGGAGATTGTGACCGGCCTCAATGTCATCGGCCGCAACGTCACGCGTCTTCGCAGGCTCGTGGACGATCTACTGACCGCAGCCTCCGGGCCGCCGGAAGTCTCCCCGGTAAGCGCGGACCTCGCCGACATCGCGCGGGAATCAGTGGATGCCATCACTGCGCGCGGCAAGGAAGCCGGCGTCGACATTGTTGATGAGGTTCCGGCGGGAACCATCGCCCGGTGTGATCCTGCCCGGATCGGCCAGGTACTGGACAACCTCTTATCCAACGCGGTCAAGTATTCGCCGGCGGGCGGGACGGTCACGGTGCGTGCGCAGAAGATGCCCGGCTCCGTGGTCTGCGAGGTGGAGGATCAGGGCATGGGCATGAGCCCGGAAGACAGCGGCGAGGTGTTCTCCAAGTTCTTCCGGACCTCGACCGTGCGGCAGGCGGCAATCCCCGGTGTGGGACTGGGCCTGGCCATTGTCCGCTCGATCGTCGAGGAACACGGCGGCCGGATCCATTGCCGCAGCGAACTGGGCAGTGGCACCACTTTCACGTTCGAGCTGCCGGACAACCCGCACACCACTGAATCCGACGCCAGGGTGTCAGCGAGCGAAGTTCACCCGTAG
- a CDS encoding ABC transporter permease has translation MPQLAESRRSAQSVPTVSKARRPRGFLLVLAPIATLVVVLGLWAAASSISGGTGPADLFAALGRLWASGEVIQGVATSLSRGVPGFLLSVLVGTVLALVLSSSTWLRAAVAPYMTFLLTLPTVAWVPLAILFFGVTDATVYFVVLTGAVPAIVNGLLAGVDQIQPLHRKVGRVLGARTWDTALHIVLPAALPAYISGLRQGWAFSWRALMAAEIIAGGQQLGLGLGTLLQRGRELDDVGGVMATILLILVVGVVIEVLVFGPLERRLLRRRGLLTGGSR, from the coding sequence TTGCCGCAGTTAGCTGAATCCAGACGGTCCGCGCAGTCCGTTCCGACCGTTTCGAAAGCACGACGGCCGCGTGGTTTCCTGCTGGTTCTGGCACCCATCGCCACCCTGGTTGTGGTCCTCGGCCTCTGGGCTGCTGCCTCATCGATCAGCGGCGGAACCGGACCGGCTGACCTCTTCGCCGCGCTGGGAAGGCTGTGGGCATCCGGTGAGGTCATACAGGGCGTCGCCACCAGCCTGAGCCGCGGCGTACCGGGGTTCCTCCTGTCCGTGCTCGTCGGTACTGTGCTGGCACTGGTGCTGTCCTCCTCGACGTGGCTTCGCGCCGCCGTCGCGCCTTACATGACCTTCCTGCTCACGCTGCCGACCGTGGCCTGGGTTCCGCTGGCCATCCTCTTCTTCGGCGTCACCGACGCCACGGTGTACTTCGTGGTGCTCACCGGCGCGGTTCCGGCCATCGTCAACGGACTGCTCGCCGGCGTGGATCAGATCCAGCCGCTGCACCGAAAGGTGGGGCGGGTACTCGGCGCGCGAACCTGGGACACCGCACTGCACATCGTGCTGCCTGCGGCCCTCCCTGCCTACATTTCCGGTCTCCGGCAGGGCTGGGCTTTTTCCTGGCGGGCCCTGATGGCCGCCGAAATCATTGCCGGCGGCCAGCAACTGGGTCTCGGCCTTGGCACGCTGCTGCAGCGCGGACGCGAGCTCGACGACGTCGGCGGGGTCATGGCAACCATCCTCCTGATCCTCGTGGTGGGCGTCGTGATCGAGGTGCTGGTCTTCGGTCCGCTCGAACGCCGTCTCCTGCGCCGCCGCGGCCTGCTGACCGGAGGTTCCCGATGA